A genome region from Nitrospira sp. includes the following:
- a CDS encoding ATP-binding protein: MSGPTLPPIALSLFSNGPGRFVSLRTKFVLFFSLILILTSSGMGWYFVHSKRIAMTERVKDLGTILVKNLAHNVRYGIIIEDRVILEQFIDGVMGVDEVVYAIITGTDGQILAAKSKGTLESPFGTVRSTAQPFYPHPDLANSVRKAPDTEPTVTRLRLSSAGAIPFQEKSSTLPVSTSGVPEETFYDFALPVMKRSEFHSEALALQAEETRKAGSTRPSSQAFGIVQIGLTEMPMQRELTTVLWNFLLLTLGIIATGILCTNLLARRIITPLRNLAAGARKVGEGDLSTFVVPTTQDEVGQLTALFNLMTKSLQERNQAISTNLETIRRHVTQLTTLSQSSAAITSTLDLDRLLSTVLQLLSENLGFSRMVLFLWDNDRGVATVGRMLGMPPEAEEAARRLVIPVREDGGFAAELLIHGKPVLVPDIESVADRISPAILPWLREVGLTSFVAAPLRSQQRILGYLGANRGTLPCSQEDLDLLVTIASHVAVAVDNARAYTELATLMEHLERRVEERTHELQTVNERLQEHDQRRSKFVSVASHELRTPMTSIKGFVENMLDGLTGPLSERQEHYLQRVKHNVDRLTRIINQLLDWSRLDVGRIEIKPESLQIDAFVRDVVESFQTLAAEKAIVLEVVPCAQPLAVRADRDKLEQILWNLVGNAIKFTPTSGRVSVSCGIRDAGFAQITVADTGCGIAANELAHVFNEFSKVESTMPSSQGAQLGLFITKSLVALHGGQMWVDSRLGVGSQFCFTLPLEDA; this comes from the coding sequence ATGAGTGGCCCTACCCTGCCCCCCATCGCGCTGTCCCTCTTCTCGAACGGACCGGGTCGGTTTGTTAGCCTTCGTACCAAGTTCGTGCTGTTTTTCAGCTTGATCCTCATCCTGACCTCCTCGGGAATGGGCTGGTACTTTGTGCACAGCAAACGCATCGCCATGACCGAACGGGTGAAGGATCTCGGCACCATTCTCGTCAAGAATCTCGCCCACAACGTGCGCTACGGCATCATCATCGAGGATCGGGTGATTCTTGAACAGTTCATCGACGGCGTCATGGGCGTCGATGAAGTGGTCTATGCCATCATTACCGGCACGGACGGCCAAATCCTCGCCGCAAAAAGCAAAGGTACCCTCGAGAGCCCGTTTGGCACCGTACGATCCACGGCACAGCCGTTCTACCCGCACCCAGACCTTGCGAACTCGGTCCGCAAGGCACCGGACACGGAACCCACCGTCACGCGCCTCAGGCTCAGCAGCGCCGGGGCAATCCCGTTCCAAGAGAAAAGTTCAACCCTGCCGGTCTCGACATCCGGGGTTCCAGAAGAAACGTTCTACGACTTTGCCCTCCCGGTGATGAAGCGTTCGGAATTCCACTCTGAGGCCCTGGCGCTCCAAGCGGAGGAAACCCGAAAAGCCGGAAGCACGCGCCCGTCCTCACAAGCCTTCGGAATCGTTCAGATCGGCCTGACCGAAATGCCGATGCAACGCGAACTGACGACCGTGCTGTGGAATTTTCTTCTGCTCACGCTCGGCATCATCGCGACCGGTATTCTCTGCACGAATCTCCTCGCCCGCCGGATCATTACTCCCTTGCGAAACCTGGCGGCGGGCGCGCGCAAAGTCGGCGAAGGCGATCTCTCCACCTTTGTCGTGCCGACCACACAGGATGAAGTCGGCCAATTGACCGCACTCTTCAACCTTATGACCAAATCGCTTCAGGAACGGAACCAGGCCATCTCCACCAATCTCGAAACCATCCGGCGGCATGTGACGCAGCTCACGACATTGAGCCAATCCAGCGCCGCGATCACGTCCACTCTCGACCTTGATCGCCTTCTTTCGACCGTACTGCAACTCCTCAGTGAAAACCTGGGATTTTCCCGGATGGTCCTGTTCTTATGGGATAACGACCGTGGTGTGGCCACGGTCGGCCGCATGCTCGGCATGCCGCCTGAAGCGGAGGAAGCCGCTCGACGACTCGTCATCCCCGTGCGTGAGGACGGCGGTTTTGCGGCGGAACTGCTGATCCACGGCAAACCCGTACTCGTCCCGGACATCGAGTCCGTCGCCGACCGTATCTCCCCGGCCATCCTTCCCTGGCTGCGTGAGGTAGGACTGACGTCCTTCGTCGCCGCGCCGCTCCGCAGTCAGCAGCGAATTCTCGGCTACTTGGGTGCCAATCGCGGCACGCTGCCTTGCAGTCAGGAAGATCTCGACCTGCTGGTCACCATTGCCAGCCACGTGGCGGTCGCCGTAGACAATGCCCGCGCCTACACCGAACTGGCCACCTTGATGGAACACCTGGAGCGGCGCGTGGAGGAACGAACCCATGAATTACAGACGGTGAATGAGCGTCTTCAGGAACACGACCAACGGCGCTCGAAATTCGTGTCGGTCGCCTCGCATGAATTGCGCACCCCGATGACCTCCATTAAGGGGTTTGTCGAGAACATGCTGGATGGACTGACCGGGCCGCTCTCCGAACGACAAGAGCACTACCTGCAGCGCGTCAAACACAATGTCGATCGACTCACACGAATCATCAACCAACTGCTGGATTGGTCCCGTCTGGATGTCGGACGGATCGAGATCAAACCCGAATCCTTACAGATCGATGCCTTTGTCAGAGATGTGGTGGAGAGCTTCCAGACACTCGCGGCCGAAAAGGCCATCGTTCTGGAGGTCGTGCCTTGCGCGCAGCCACTGGCCGTACGAGCCGACCGTGACAAGCTGGAACAAATTCTTTGGAACCTTGTCGGCAACGCCATCAAATTTACGCCCACATCCGGGCGTGTTTCGGTGAGCTGCGGGATCCGCGATGCCGGTTTTGCGCAGATTACAGTAGCCGACACCGGATGTGGCATTGCGGCCAACGAGTTGGCTCACGTCTTTAACGAATTTTCAAAGGTTGAATCCACCATGCCCTCCTCACAAGGAGCCCAACTCGGCCTGTTCATCACCAAAAGTTTGGTGGCCCTGCATGGAGGACAGATGTGGGTGGACAGTCGGCTGGGTGTCGGCAGCCAGTTCTGCTTTACCTTGCCGCTTGAAGATGCGTAG
- a CDS encoding ABC transporter substrate-binding protein, protein MTFAFLHSTYITQASDPVRKTLGRLVTVIACLLFWTHVASATDIIVLKSSDIAAYNQAITGFKATLPSGIVLSEYDLQGDLEKGRKLARKIRASDPALVFAVGLKAAKAAQLEIVDIPVVYAMVLDPAKYGFNTPNMTGILMEVPMERQLAVIRALLPRLTRVGTLYDPSKTASLIEEAKRLLKPQGSEFVPIPIDSERDVPGALRSLLPSIDALWLVPDSSVLTDESLRFILNTALEEHVPVIGFSREFARSGALLCLSVNYSDIGRQAGQLTLRILDGHVSLPAKPLPPDRIELSLNRKTAKFLDIDIPRDLEEKADELY, encoded by the coding sequence GTGACTTTCGCATTCCTACATTCGACCTACATCACCCAGGCATCCGATCCGGTTCGGAAGACTCTGGGGCGGCTGGTCACCGTCATTGCCTGCCTACTCTTCTGGACCCATGTCGCTTCGGCAACTGACATCATCGTGCTCAAATCTTCCGACATCGCGGCATACAACCAAGCCATCACCGGGTTTAAAGCGACCCTTCCGAGCGGCATCGTCCTCTCCGAATACGATTTACAGGGTGATTTGGAGAAGGGGCGCAAACTGGCCCGCAAGATCCGCGCATCCGACCCCGCCCTGGTGTTTGCGGTGGGACTGAAAGCGGCGAAGGCCGCACAACTGGAGATCGTCGACATTCCAGTGGTCTATGCCATGGTGTTGGACCCGGCCAAGTACGGCTTCAACACCCCGAACATGACCGGCATTCTCATGGAAGTGCCGATGGAGCGACAACTGGCCGTCATACGAGCCCTCTTGCCTCGGCTCACACGCGTCGGCACGCTGTACGATCCGTCGAAGACCGCGTCGCTGATCGAGGAAGCCAAGCGCCTCCTCAAACCGCAGGGGTCGGAATTCGTTCCGATCCCAATCGACAGCGAACGAGATGTACCCGGCGCCTTGCGTAGCTTACTGCCGTCCATCGACGCGTTATGGCTCGTCCCCGATTCCTCGGTGCTCACCGACGAGTCGCTGCGCTTTATCTTGAATACGGCGTTGGAGGAACACGTCCCGGTCATCGGGTTCTCACGCGAGTTTGCCCGCAGCGGGGCGCTGCTCTGCCTCTCCGTCAATTACAGCGATATCGGACGACAAGCGGGGCAACTCACCCTCAGGATTTTAGACGGCCACGTCTCGTTGCCTGCGAAACCCTTGCCCCCGGACCGCATTGAACTGAGCCTGAATCGCAAGACGGCCAAATTCCTCGACATCGACATCCCCAGAGATCTGGAGGAGAAAGCCGACGAGTTGTACTGA